The Raphanus sativus cultivar WK10039 chromosome 2, ASM80110v3, whole genome shotgun sequence genome includes a region encoding these proteins:
- the LOC108840870 gene encoding uncharacterized protein LOC108840870, which produces MAMELELDDDVFFADISKQISLLIMDEDEQLNHVSLSTSSLAFQGMFRGSYQTAPYMYHKEPSKGTGVFIPKSSQSRRRPHHPKQGRFSSFNAKQHNPLHQNRQQYQDNSRCTLTTHSNNKSSMITNNVHASIPKRTYRDAASIYT; this is translated from the exons ATGGCTATGGAGTTAGAGCTTGATGATGATGTCTTCTTTGCAGACATAAGCAAACAGATCTCTCTTCTCATTATGGATGAAGATGAACAGTTAAACCATGTCTCTCTCTCTACCTCCTCTCTTGCGTTCCAG GGTATGTTCAGAGGAAGCTACCAAACAGCTCCATATATGTATCATAAGGAACCAAGCAAAGGAACTGGTGTGTTCATCCCTAAATCTTCTCAGTCCAGAAGAAGACCTCATCATCCGAAGCAAGGTAGGTTTAGTTCCTTCAACGCCAAGCAACATAACCCTCTTCATCAAAACAGACAACAGTATCAAGACAACTCAAGGTGTACCCTCACAACTCACAGCAACAACAAGAGCAGCATGATCACTAATAATGTTCATGCTTCTATCCCAAAAAGAACCTACAGAGATGCAGCATCTATCTACACTtga
- the LOC108836681 gene encoding disease resistance-like protein DSC2 — protein MASSSSMSRSWLYDVFVSFRGEDVREGFLSHLVKELKSKGITPFIDNEMERGELIDAELVGAIRQSRVAIVLLSPDYASSSWCLDELVEIIKCMKENQQKVIPIFYKVDPSHVSDLTGDFGKAFETCVEKTKGVTQTWREALKCVPGLAGYASSNWKDEAELIKNISVDLMDLLGFTPSKDFDDLVGMKTRMAEINSLLDLRAGDDVKIIGIVGPAGIGKTSTARALFNRFSPDFQFSTFIEDIRGCKEMPSLGGSHYQYQLDFQKQLLSRIFKQNDIEVGHLGVAEQKLRDKKVLIVLDEVDCLLKLEAMANRPDWFGPGSMLIITTEDRNLLKQQNIKCIYDMKLPGEVEAFQIFCLYAFGQKSPFEGFEGLARGVTSLAGRLPLGLRVLGSSLRGKNMDEWIKAIPRLKSSLDKGIESILMFGYNGLPHDKDRTLFLYIACFFVGFKVDRLKRCLANCNLEIDHGLQVLEQKSLISTSQYGGYIEMHSLLQQMGREIVKKKSLEEPGKRQFLWDATEITDVLEEHTGTGTVLGILLDTLNGEEIQISKSAFDGMNNLQFLLVDYTKNLCIPEGLNCLPNKLRLLHWNFCQLRFWPSKFSGKFLVELFMPNSKFEKLWEGIKPLQCLKLMDLTESLNLKEIPDLKKATSLEKLYLSGCKSLLELTSSIGNATKLRVCKLHGCLLLKEIPSSISSLINLEELHVTSCSGLKKFRGCSSLEKLGGCLSLKELNLSFTAIEGMPPISTWSCLFKLDMSGCKNLKEFPNVPDSIEELVLCGTGIEEVPPSIKNLFRMRKLIMYGCKKLKNISPNLSKMENLEFLGLRYYGFTDYDGPNICNDADLFEAIIEWGDDLKCSWRLQSDFSAHYILPRCLPEKAISSPISLRLLGKGFKTIPDCIESLSGLSKLHIRECRELVALPPLPGSLLSIDAECCRYLKRIDSSSFQNPSICLNFANCFDLNQKARKLIQTSDCKYAILPGEEVPAYFTHRATSGFLTINLTPTPLPSSFRFKACILLSKHVINLEDEYSLMGVSGHVRGEHNGLTVPYRSDQLHHMPDLGVYQNHLYIFEDSFSLNHDFPEAEETTSMELFFRFIVHHKTWKVEGCGVRLLEVSHCIIEGNDDDDDDDDDDDDDDVDDNDGDKDESADDAEGLIRLMNCLMNCFHSSK, from the exons atggcttcttcttcatctatgTCTCGCAGTTGGTTGTATGACGTCTTCGTTAGCTTCCGTGGAGAAGACGTGCGCGAAGGCTTTCTTAGTCACCTTGTGAAAGAGCTGAAAAGCAAGGGGATCACACCGTTCATTGATAACGAGATGGAGCGAGGCGAATTAATCGATGCCGAGCTTGTAGGAGCAATCAGACAATCAAGGGTGGCCATTGTCTTGCTCTCCCCTGACTACGCTTCTTCAAGCTGGTGTCTGGATGAGTTGGTGGAAATCATTAAGTGCATGAAAGAGAATCAACAAAAAGTGATACCCATTTTCTACAAAGTGGATCCATCTCATGTTAGTGATCTGACTGGGGATTTCGGAAAAGCCTTTGAAACCTGTGTGGAGAAAACAAAAGGGGTGACCCAGACATGGAGGGAAGCTTTGAAGTGTGTCCCGGGTCTAGCTGGTTATGCCTCTAGCAACTG GAAAGACGAAGCTGAATTGATCAAAAACATTTCTGTAGATCTTATGGATTTGTTGGGTTTCACACCATCAAAAGATTTTGATGACCTTGTTGGCATGAAAACTCGTATGGCTGAGATAAACTCGTTGTTGGACCTAAGAGCAGGTGATGACGTTAAGATTATAGGAATTGTTGGCCCTGCTGGGATTGGTAAGACGAGCACCGCACGTGCTTTGTTCAACCGATTCTCTCCTGATTTTCAGTTCAGCACGTTTATTGAAGATATCAGAGGATGTAAAGAGATGCCTTCTCTCGGTGGCTCCCATTATCAATATCAGTTGGATTTTCAGAAACAGTTACTGTCTCGGATTTTTAAGCAAAACGATATTGAGGTTGGTCACTTGGGAGTGGCTGAACAAAAGCTGAGAGACAAGAAAGTGTTGATTGTTCTTGATGAAGTGGACTGCTTGTTGAAACTAGAGGCAATGGCAAACAGGCCTGATTGGTTTGGTCCCGGAAGTATGCTTATCATTACAACCGAAGATAGAAACCTTCTCAAGCAACAAAACATTAAATGTATTTACGATATGAAACTTCCAGGTGAAGTTGAGGCATTTCAGATCTTCTGCCTATATGCCTTTGGTCAAAAGTCTCCATTTGAGGGTTTCGAAGGGCTTGCTAGGGGCGTTACTTCGCTTGCTGGTCGTCTTCCATTAGGCCTGAGAGTCTTGGGATCGTCTCTACGAGGAAAGAACATGGATGAGTGGATAAAAGCAATACCAAGGCTCAAGTCTAGCCTTGACAAAGGAATTGAATCAATTCTAATGTTTGGCTACAACGGCTTGCCTCATGATAAAGATAGAACTCTTTTTCTATATATTGCATGTTTCTTTGTTGGTTTCAAGGTTGATCGCCTTAAACGTTGTCTTGCAAATTGTAATTTGGAAATCGACCATGGGCTTCAAGTCCTAGAGCAGAAGAGTCTCATATCCACCTCACAATATGGTGGATACATAGAGATGCATAGTTTACTGCAACAAATGGGTAGAGAGATTGTCAAGAAAAAGTCTTTGGAAGAGCCTGGAAAGCGACAGTTCTTGTGGGATGCCACGGAAATTACTGATGTACTTGAAGAACATAct GGAACTGGAACTGTTCTTGGCATATTGTTGGATACTTTAAACGGAGAGGAAATCCAGATAAGTAAAAGTGCTTTCGATGGGATGAATAATCTCCAGTTTCTACTAGTCGACTACACAAAAAACTTATGCATACCCGAAGGCCTCAACTGTCTTCCCAATAAACTCAGATTGCTACATTGGAACTTCTGTCAATTGAGATTTTGGCCTTCCAAGTTCTCTGGAAAGTTTCTTGTCGAATTATTTATGCCAAATAGCAAATTTGAGAAGCTTTGGGAGGGAATCAAA CCTCTCCAATGCCTTAAGCTGATGGATTTGACTGAATCTCTGAATTTGAAAGAGATTCCGGATCTCAAAAAAGCAACGAGTCTCGAGAAACTATATCTCTCTGGCTGCAAAAGTTTATTAGAGCTCACAAGCTCTATTGGCAATGCCACTAAGCTTAGAGTCTGCAAACTTCACGGTTGCTTGCTCTTGAAGGAGATCCCCTCTTCTATCAGTAGTTTAATAAATCTCGAAGAATTACACGTTACTAGTTGCTCGGGTTTGAAAAAATTTCGTGGTTGCTCAAGTTTGGAAAAACTCGGTGGTTGTTTGAGTTTGAAAGAACTCAATCTGAGCTTTACTGCTATTGAGGGGATGCCACCAATAAGCACCTGGTCTTGTCTCTTTAAATTGGATATGTCTGGGTGTAAAAACCTCAAGGAATTCCCAAATGTTCCTGatagcattgaagagttggtgcTGTGCGGTACAGGGATAGAGGAGGTTCCTCCATCGATTAAGAATCTATTTCGTATGCGTAAACTAATTATGTATGGATGCAAGAAGCTGAAAAATATATCTCCAAACCTTTCTAAGATGGAAAATCTCGAGTTTCTCGGTCTGCGTTACTACGGTTTTACTGACTATGATGGGCCAAATATATGTAATGATGCTGACTTATTTGAAGCAATAATCGAGTGGGGGGATGACTTGAAGTGCAGTTGGAGATTACAATCAGACTTCAGCGCTCACTACATTTTGCCGAGATGTCTACCCGAGAAGGCTATTTCATCTCCAATATCATTACGTTTACTCGGTAAAGGTTTCAAGACTATTCCAGATTGCATCGAAAGTCTCTCAGGACTAAGTAAGCTTCACATCAGAGAATGCAGAGAGCTTGTAGCACTTCCACCGCTTCCAGGTTCCCTTTTATCTATAGATGCAGAATGTTGTAGATACTTGAAGAGAATAGACTCCTCTTCTTTTCAAAATCCAAGTATTTGCCTAAATTTTGCTAATTGCTTCGACCTGAATCAAAAAGCAAGAAAGCTCATCCAGACATCAGATTGCAAATATGCAATCTTACCGGGAGAAGAAGTGCCTGCATACTTCACTCACCGAGCTACTTCAGGTTTCCTAACGATCAATTTGACTCCAACACCTCTTCCTTCATCCTTCAGATTCAAAGCTTGTATCTTGCTGTCAAAACACGTTATTAATCTTGAGGATGAGTATTCATTGATGGGTGTGTCTGGTCACGTCAGGGGTGAACATAATGGTCTCACTGTACCATATAGATCCGACCAGCTCCATCATATGCCAGATCTAGGTGTATATCAAAACCATCTTTATATATTTGAAGATTCCTTCTCTCTAAATCATGATTTCCCTGAAGCCGAAGAAACCACTTCCATGGAGCTTTTTTTTAGGTTCATAGTCCATCATAAAACCTGGAAGGTGGAAGGCTGCGGTGTACGACTCTTGGAGGTCTCTCATTGTATTATTGAAggaaatgatgatgatgatgatgatgatgatgatgatgatgatgatgatgttgatgataaTGATGGTGACAAAGATGAAAGTGCTGATGATGCTGAAGGTTTAATAAGGCTGATGAATTGTTTGATGAATTGTTTTCATTCATCAAAATAA
- the LOC108836670 gene encoding disease resistance-like protein DSC2, which produces MNSSSSLSRSWLYHVFLSFRGGDVRKGFLSHLVKELKSKGIMAFVDDQMERGQPIDAELIGTIRQSRVAIVLLSRNYASSSWCLDELVEIMKCMKENQQKVIPIFYEVDPSHVSEQTGDFGKAFDETCVGKEEKVKQAWRQALKDVAGLAGYASVNCSNEADLINKVASDVTAVLGFTPSKDFDDYVGVEAHITEMKSKLSLQSEQVKVIVVVGPAGIGKTTIARVLYNQLSPDFPFSTFLENIKGSYEKPCGNDYQLKLLLQKNLLSQILNQKDIEVHHLGVAQQRLSDKRALVVLDEVDSWWQLEATAYQREWFGPGSIIIITTEDRKLLKTLRLGTDHIYEMKFPTKDESLEIFCQYAFSQKSPEKGFYELAWEVTGLAGDLPLGLRVMGSYLQGMSRYEWIEALPWLRSTLDREIESTLRFSYDALRDNERALLLHIACFFDGSTVYSFKRCLANSRLEVNYGLQLLAHKSLLSMENGALKMHSLLKQMGREIVKKQSLEERQFLMDTKEISDVLEEDTGTGKVLGIFLNTLFSERRKIQISKSVLDGMNNLQFLKVSSGNLCIPEGLNCLPDKLRLIDWKYCPMRFWPSKFSGKFLVELIMQDSIFEKLWEGIKPLQCLKLLDLSVSLCLKEIPDLSKATSLEKLDLHGCKNLLELTCSIGNATKLTICNLSSCRLLKELPSSIGSLINLKELDLNFCSSLKALSVFSILEKISGCSSLKKLNLGYTVIEEVPSSVNTWSCLYRLDMSGCRNLKEFPNVSDSIEELLLCNTGIEEVPPWIENLFRLRELVMDGCQKLKNISPNISKLENLELLSLCMGNDDGLFQVVIDRGSKLRDSWRLLSNFSAHYILPICLPEKARSSPISLSFHGDGLKTIPDCIGRLSGLHKLDITKCRELVALPQLPDSLLSVDAYDCRSMESIDSSSFQNPNISLNFAYCFNLNQKARKLIQTSACKYAILPGEEIPAHFPHRASSGSLTINFTPKSLPSSFRFKACILLSKDKINLEDHNDDDDDDDDDDDDDDDDDDDDDDEKDENLLMHVSCRIRGKQDGLTVRYGSNQLHHRPDLYLLREHLHIFEDSLCLNQDFPEAKQAIFSEIYFKFKVPHSKLKVEGCGVRLLEVPHSIIDGNVDGDDDDDDDDDVDEDDDDEDNDDDKDESTDDGEGLIRLVNCLMGCFIHREKRKIS; this is translated from the exons ATGaattcttcttcatctttgtcTCGCAGTTGGTTGTATCACGTCTTCCTGAGCTTCCGTGGAGGTGACGTGCGCAAAGGCTTTCTTAGTCACCTTGTGAAAGAGCTGAAAAGCAAGGGGATCATGGCTTTTGTTGATGACCAGATGGAGCGAGGCCAACCTATAGATGCCGAGCTCATAGGAACGATCAGACAATCAAGGGTTGCCATTGTCTTGCTCTCCCGTAACTACGCTTCTTCAAGCTGGTGTCTGGATGAGTTGGTGGAAATCATGAAATGCATGAAAGAGAATCAACAAAAAGTGATACCCATTTTCTACGAAGTGGATCCATCTCATGTTAGTGAGCAGACGGGCGATTTCGGAAAAGCCTTTGATGAAACATGTGTgggaaaagaagaaaaggtgAAGCAGGCATGGAGGCAAGCTTTGAAGGATGTCGCCGGTCTAGCTGGTTATGCCTCTGTCAATTG TAGCAATGAAGCTGATTTGATCAACAAAGTTGCCTCAGATGTCACGGCTGTGTTGGGTTTCACACCATCAAAAGATTTTGATGACTATGTTGGCGTAGAAGCTCATATCACGGAGATGAAATCGAAGTTGAGTTTACAATCAGAACAAGTTAAGGTGATTGTGGTTGTGGGGCCTGCCGGGATTGGTAAGACGACCATTGCCAGAGTTTTATACAACCAACTCTCTCCTGATTTTCCGTTCAGCACGTTTTTGGAGAATATCAAAGGAAGTTATGAGAAGCCTTGTGGTAATGACTATCAGTTGAAGTTGCTTCTGCAGAAAAATTTGTTGTCTCAAATATTAAACCAAAAGGATATTGAGGTTCATCACTTAGGAGTGGCTCAGCAAAGGCTGAGTGACAAAAGAGCGTTGGTTGTTCTTGATGAAGTGGATAGCTGGTGGCAACTAGAGGCAACGGCATACCAGCGTGAATGGTTTGGTCCCGGAAgtattattatcattacaaCCGAAGATAGAAAACTTCTCAAGACACTCAGACTGGGAACTGATCATATCTACGAGATGAAATTTCCAACTAAAGATGAGTCTCTTGAGATCTTCTGTCAGTATGCTTTCAGTCAAAAGTCTCCAGAAAAAGGTTTTTATGAGCTTGCTTGGGAAGTTACTGGACTTGCTGGTGATCTTCCTCTAGGCCTGCGAGTGATGGGATCGTATCTACAAGGAATGTCCAGGTACGAGTGGATAGAGGCACTACCATGGCTCAGGTCTACCCTTGACAGAGAAATTGAATCAACTCTAAGATTCAGCTACGACGCGTTAAGAGATAACGAAAGAGCTCTTCTTCTGCATATTGCATGTTTTTTTGATGGTTCCACTGTTTATAGTTTCAAAAGATGTCTTGCAAACAGTCGTTTAGAAGTCAACTATGGGCTTCAACTCTTAGCTCATAAATCTCTTCTGTCTATGGAAAATGGAGCCCTAAAGATGCATAGTTTACTGAAACAAATGGGAAGAGAAATTGTCAAGAAGCAGTCTTTGGAGGAGCGACAGTTCTTGATGGATACTAAGGAGATTTCTGATGTACTTGAAGAAGATACT GGTACTGGAAAAGTTCTAGGCATATTTTTGAATACTCTCTTTTCAGAGAGAAGGAAAATCCAAATAAGTAAAAGCGTTTTGGATGGGATGAATAATCTCCAGTTTCTAAAAGTGTCCTCTGGTAACTTATGCATACCCGAAGGCCTCAACTGTCTTCCTGACAAACTCAGACTTATAGACTGGAAGTACTGTCCAATGAGATTTTGGCCTTCCAAGTTCTCTGGCAAATTTCTTGTCGAACTAATCATGCAAGATAGCATTTTTGAGAAGCTTTGGGAGGGAATCAAA ccTCTCCAATGCCTCAAGCTGTTGGATTTGAGTGTGTCACTGTGTCTGAAAGAGATTCCAGATCTCTCAAAAGCAACGAGTCTCGAGAAACTAGATCTCCATGGCTGCAAAAATTTGTTAGAGCTTACATGCTCTATAGGCAATGCCACTAAGCTTACAATCTGCAACCTTAGCAGTTGCAGGCTTTTGAAGGAGCTCCCCTCTTCTATTGGTAGTTTAATCAATCTCAAGGAATTAGACCTCAATTTTTGCTCGAGTTTGAAAGCACTTAGTGTTTTCTCGATTTTGGAAAAAATCAGTGGTTGCTCGAGTTTGAAAAAACTCAACCTGGGCTATACTGTGATAGAGGAAGTTCCATCATCAGTAAACACTTGGTCTTGTCTTTATAGATTGGATATGTCAGGTTGTAGAAACCTCAAGGAGTTCCCAAATGTTTCTGACagcattgaagagttgttgTTGTGCAATACAGGGATAGAGGAGGTTCCTCCATGGATTGAGAATCTATTTCGTCTGCGTGAACTAGTTATGGATGGATGCCAGAAGCTGAAAAATATATCTCCAAACATTTCTAAGTTGGAGAATCTTGAGCTTCTTTCTCTGTGTATGGGTAATGACGATGGCTTATTTCAAGTTGTTATTGACCGGGGCTCTAAGTTGAGAGACAGCTGGAGATTACTATCAAACTTCAGCGCTCACTACATTTTGCCGATATGTCTACCCGAGAAGGCTCGTTCATCTCCAATATCATTAAGTTTCCATGGTGATGGTTTGAAGACAATTCCAGATTGCATCGGACGTCTCTCCGGACTACATAAGCTTGACATCACAAAATGCAGGGAGCTCGTAGCACTTCCACAGCTTCCAGATTCCCTTCTATCTGTAGATGCATACGATTGTCGATCCATGGAGAGTATAGACTCCTCGTCTTTTCAAAATCCAAATATTAGCCTAAACTTTGCTTACTGCTTCAACCTGAATCAAAAAGCGAGAAAGCTGATCCAGACATCAGCTTGCAAATATGCAATCTTACCGGGTGAAGAAATACCTGCACACTTCCCTCACCGAGCTAGTTCAGGTTCTCTAACGATCAATTTTACTCCAAAGTCTCTTCCTTCATCCTTCAGATTCAAGGCTTGCATCTTGCTGTCAAAAGACAAGATTAATCTCGAGGAtcataatgatgatgatgatgatgatgatgatgatgatgatgatgatgatgatgatgatgatgatgatgatgatgaaaaggATGAGAACTTATTGATGCATGTGTCTTGTCGCATCAGAGGTAAACAGGATGGCCTCACTGTCCGATATGGATCTAACCAGCTCCATCATAGGCCAGATCTATATCTATTGCGAGAGCATCTTCATATATTTGAAGATTCTTTATGTCTAAACCAGGATTTCCCTGAAGCCAAACAAGCCATTTTCAGCGAGATCTATTTTAAGTTCAAAGTGCCTCATTCAAAATTGAAGGTCGAAGGTTGCGGTGTACGACTGTTGGAGGTCCCTCATTCTATTATTGATGGAAATGtagatggtgatgatgatgatgatgatgatgatgatgttgatgaagatgatgatgatgaggataaTGATGATGACAAAGATGAAAGTACTGATGATGGTGAAGGTTTGATAAGACTGGTGAACTGTTTGATGGGTTGCTTCATTCATcgagagaaaagaaaaatcagttGA
- the LOC108842758 gene encoding uncharacterized protein LOC108842758 codes for MREFNRPNINRILVESTKGSTRTHHRFDTAATQEEAKPSVRLGGSYLSVFILGKQNIVRVSEREREREGRRMKRTAMDNAIRSSVVVLGSLAFGYMSLELGYKPFLEKAEQYERSLQSQAPHHQQQDAQEEARWDNNNIEGWGEKK; via the exons ATGAGAGAATTCAATCGTCCTAACATCAATCGAATTCTCGTTGAGTCTACAAAAGGGTCGACGAGAACACACCACCGCTTCGATACAGCAGCAACACAGGAGGAAGCGAAACCTTCTGTTCGACTTGGTGGGTCTTACttatctgtttttattttagggAAACAGAACATTGTTAGAgtgagcgagagagagagagagagagagggaaggaGGATGAAGAGGACGGCAATGGACAACGCGATTCGATCATCTGTGGTGGTTTTGGGATCATTGGCGTTCGGGTACATGTCGCTGGAGCTTGGATACAAGCCTTTCCTTGAAAAGGCCGAACAATACGAACGCTCTCTTCAGTCTCAAGCTCCTCACCACCAACAACAAG ATGCACAAGAAGAAGCGAGATGGGACAATAACAATATCGAGGGATGGGGGGAGAAAAAGTAG
- the LOC108842756 gene encoding ATP-dependent (S)-NAD(P)H-hydrate dehydratase isoform X1, with amino-acid sequence MLGRLNSLIQFRHSPSFSSKVLRRQQFFGTKTLCFVGQDQMSSTLEADAESVLRLVTPSLDLKRHKGQAGKIAVIGGCREYTGAPYFAAISALKIGADLSHVFCTKDAAPVIKSYSPELIVHPLLEESYTVSNFSEEERRKLQEKVVGEVDKWIERFDCLVIGPGLGRDPFLLECVSKIMLLARKFNLPFVVDGDGLFLVTNSIDLVNSYPLAVLTPNVNEYKRLVLKVLNCEVDEENPEDQLRSLAKVLGGVTILKKGRSDLISNGEIVKSVSIYGSPRRCGGQGDILSGSVAVFLSWAQQLISGHESLSENPAILGCIAASGLLRKAASLAFTKHKRSTLTSDIIACLGESLEGICPAS; translated from the exons ATGTTAGGACGATTGAATTCTCTCATTCAGTTCAGACATTCaccttctttttcttcaaaaGTGCTCAGAAGGCAACAGTTCTTTGGTACAAAAACGCTTTGCTTTGTGGGTCAAGATCAAATGAGTTCCACATTGGAGGCCGACGCTGAGAGTGTTCTGAGGCTCGTGACGCCATCGCTCGACCTCAAACGACACAAAGGCCAAGCTG GGAAGATAGCTGTGATTGGAGGCTGTCGTGAATACACTGGAGCTCCTTACTTCGCCGCCATTTCTGCTCTCAAAATC GGTGCTGATCTATCTCATGTCTTCTGCACGAAAGACGCAGCACCTGTTATAAAGAGTTATAGTCCTGAGCTTATAGTTCACCCTCTTCTTGAGGAATCTTACACCGTCAG TAACTTCAGtgaggaagagagaagaaaactcCAGGAGAAAGTGGTTGGAGAAGTTGATAAATGGATAGAAAGATTTGATTGTCTTGTCATTGGCCCTGGTCTGGGAAGGGATCCGTTTCTCCTG GAATGTGTGAGTAAAATTATGCTTCTTGCCAGAAAGTTCAATCTTCCTTTTGTTGTAGATGGG GACGGGCTGTTTCTTGTAACGAATTCCATTGATCTTGTCAACAGCTATCCGCTTGCTGTCTTGACTCCGAATGTGAACGAGTATAAGCGTCTTGTTCTGAAAGTGCTGAACTGCGAAGTGGATGAAGAGAATCCCGAAGATCAACTGCGTTCTTTGGCCAAAGT GCTTGGTGGCGTGACGATTCTGAAGAAAGGGAGATCTGATCTTATTAGCAATGGGGAGATAG TAAAATCAGTGAGCATATATGGTTCTCCAAGGCGCTGTGGTGGACAAGGTGACATTCTCTCTGGGAG TGTCGCAGTGTTTCTGTCATGGGCGCAACAGCTTATATCAGGTCATGAAAG TCTCTCGGAGAATCCAGCCATCTTGGGATGCATAGCTGCATCTGGACTGCTGAGAAAGGCTGCATCTCTGGCTTTTACAAAACATAAGAGATCAACTCTCACAAGCGACATTATTGCATGTTTAGGGGAGAG TTTGGAGGGTATCTGCCCTGCATCTTAA
- the LOC108842756 gene encoding ATP-dependent (S)-NAD(P)H-hydrate dehydratase isoform X2, whose protein sequence is MLGRLNSLIQFRHSPSFSSKVLRRQQFFGTKTLCFVGQDQMSSTLEADAESVLRLVTPSLDLKRHKGQAGKIAVIGGCREYTGAPYFAAISALKIGADLSHVFCTKDAAPVIKSYSPELIVHPLLEESYTVSEEERRKLQEKVVGEVDKWIERFDCLVIGPGLGRDPFLLECVSKIMLLARKFNLPFVVDGDGLFLVTNSIDLVNSYPLAVLTPNVNEYKRLVLKVLNCEVDEENPEDQLRSLAKVLGGVTILKKGRSDLISNGEIVKSVSIYGSPRRCGGQGDILSGSVAVFLSWAQQLISGHESLSENPAILGCIAASGLLRKAASLAFTKHKRSTLTSDIIACLGESLEGICPAS, encoded by the exons ATGTTAGGACGATTGAATTCTCTCATTCAGTTCAGACATTCaccttctttttcttcaaaaGTGCTCAGAAGGCAACAGTTCTTTGGTACAAAAACGCTTTGCTTTGTGGGTCAAGATCAAATGAGTTCCACATTGGAGGCCGACGCTGAGAGTGTTCTGAGGCTCGTGACGCCATCGCTCGACCTCAAACGACACAAAGGCCAAGCTG GGAAGATAGCTGTGATTGGAGGCTGTCGTGAATACACTGGAGCTCCTTACTTCGCCGCCATTTCTGCTCTCAAAATC GGTGCTGATCTATCTCATGTCTTCTGCACGAAAGACGCAGCACCTGTTATAAAGAGTTATAGTCCTGAGCTTATAGTTCACCCTCTTCTTGAGGAATCTTACACCGTCAG tgaggaagagagaagaaaactcCAGGAGAAAGTGGTTGGAGAAGTTGATAAATGGATAGAAAGATTTGATTGTCTTGTCATTGGCCCTGGTCTGGGAAGGGATCCGTTTCTCCTG GAATGTGTGAGTAAAATTATGCTTCTTGCCAGAAAGTTCAATCTTCCTTTTGTTGTAGATGGG GACGGGCTGTTTCTTGTAACGAATTCCATTGATCTTGTCAACAGCTATCCGCTTGCTGTCTTGACTCCGAATGTGAACGAGTATAAGCGTCTTGTTCTGAAAGTGCTGAACTGCGAAGTGGATGAAGAGAATCCCGAAGATCAACTGCGTTCTTTGGCCAAAGT GCTTGGTGGCGTGACGATTCTGAAGAAAGGGAGATCTGATCTTATTAGCAATGGGGAGATAG TAAAATCAGTGAGCATATATGGTTCTCCAAGGCGCTGTGGTGGACAAGGTGACATTCTCTCTGGGAG TGTCGCAGTGTTTCTGTCATGGGCGCAACAGCTTATATCAGGTCATGAAAG TCTCTCGGAGAATCCAGCCATCTTGGGATGCATAGCTGCATCTGGACTGCTGAGAAAGGCTGCATCTCTGGCTTTTACAAAACATAAGAGATCAACTCTCACAAGCGACATTATTGCATGTTTAGGGGAGAG TTTGGAGGGTATCTGCCCTGCATCTTAA